From Streptomyces sp. NBC_01754, a single genomic window includes:
- a CDS encoding hemerythrin domain-containing protein — MTRPRTGTPAGRQMVRELLTAHAPLRSDVVALRDGLEMLDAATTRTQDVEELLGGLTVADLTWQLKAGCQHFCAHLDVHHAIEDARMLPVIRRQFPQLTDQIGQLRREHEEVRQMITRIRADARRLNPKDERSVHVVLEQIVALADHLQAHLDFEEQTLFPYFLRMDRDWHTG; from the coding sequence ATGACGCGGCCCCGGACGGGAACGCCGGCGGGCCGCCAGATGGTGCGGGAACTACTCACGGCACACGCGCCGCTGCGCAGCGATGTCGTCGCGCTTCGCGACGGGCTTGAGATGCTCGACGCCGCGACCACCCGCACACAGGATGTCGAGGAGCTGCTGGGCGGCCTGACCGTCGCCGACCTCACCTGGCAGCTCAAGGCGGGCTGTCAGCACTTCTGTGCTCACCTGGACGTCCACCACGCGATCGAGGACGCTCGGATGCTGCCCGTCATACGGCGCCAGTTCCCCCAGCTCACCGACCAGATCGGGCAGCTGCGGCGCGAGCACGAGGAAGTCAGGCAGATGATCACGCGTATCCGCGCCGACGCGCGGCGACTGAACCCGAAGGACGAACGCTCCGTCCACGTGGTGTTGGAACAGATCGTCGCCCTTGCCGACCACCTTCAGGCACATCTCGACTTCGAGGAGCAGACTCTCTTCCCGTACT